A single window of [Clostridium] hylemonae DSM 15053 DNA harbors:
- a CDS encoding phosphotransferase enzyme family protein has translation MSQITREQRDEVIAHFQYEGMLVEECPYGSGHINDTFLLVFDIAEMGQIKVILQRMNKDVFEKPVELMENILGVTSYLRARIIENGGDPERETLNVIPTVDGKPYYLDSKGDYWRSYKFITDATSYDQVEKPEHFYQSAVAFGNFQRLLADYPAETLHETIKGFHNTKARFATFKQVVEEDVMGRAASVQKEIQFVLDREETADYFCDLLDRGELPLRVTHNDTKLNNIMIDNKTGRGICVIDLDTVMPGLAMHDFGDSIRFGASTAAEDEQNLDKVSCSMELFELYAKGYIEGCGGKLTKREIELMPMGAKTMTYECGMRFLTDYLQGDTYFKIHREKHNLDRCRTQFKLVEDMEQKWYTMQDIVNKYSNS, from the coding sequence ATGTCACAGATAACGAGAGAACAGCGCGATGAGGTGATCGCGCATTTCCAGTACGAAGGGATGCTCGTAGAGGAATGCCCTTACGGAAGCGGCCATATCAATGATACGTTCCTTCTTGTATTTGACATAGCGGAGATGGGACAGATCAAAGTTATTCTCCAGAGGATGAATAAGGATGTGTTCGAGAAACCGGTAGAGCTCATGGAGAATATTCTCGGGGTCACGTCTTACCTGAGAGCGCGGATCATAGAGAACGGCGGCGACCCGGAGAGGGAGACGCTCAACGTGATACCTACGGTGGACGGAAAGCCGTATTATCTTGATTCAAAAGGCGATTACTGGCGCTCCTACAAGTTTATCACAGATGCAACGAGCTATGACCAGGTGGAAAAACCGGAGCATTTCTACCAGAGCGCGGTGGCGTTCGGCAACTTTCAGCGGCTGCTGGCAGATTATCCCGCAGAGACGCTGCATGAGACGATAAAAGGGTTCCACAATACAAAGGCCAGATTTGCCACATTTAAGCAGGTGGTGGAAGAAGATGTGATGGGCCGTGCCGCGTCCGTGCAGAAAGAGATACAATTTGTGCTCGACCGGGAGGAGACCGCAGATTATTTCTGTGATCTGCTCGACAGAGGAGAACTGCCTCTTCGCGTAACACACAACGATACGAAGCTTAATAACATTATGATCGACAACAAGACCGGCAGAGGGATCTGTGTCATTGACCTGGATACAGTTATGCCGGGACTGGCCATGCATGATTTTGGGGATTCTATCCGCTTTGGCGCCAGTACGGCCGCGGAAGATGAGCAGAATCTCGACAAGGTCTCCTGCAGCATGGAGCTTTTTGAATTGTATGCAAAAGGTTACATTGAAGGCTGCGGCGGAAAACTGACAAAGCGTGAGATAGAGCTGATGCCTATGGGGGCAAAGACGATGACATACGAGTGCGGTATGAGGTTCCTGACAGACTATCTGCAGGGGGACACATATTTCAAGATCCACAGGGAGAAGCACAACCTGGACAGATGCCGCACACAGTTTAAGCTGGTTGAAGATATGGAGCAGAAGTGGTATACTATGCAGGACATCGTTAACAAGTACAGCAACAGCTAG
- a CDS encoding sensor histidine kinase, with amino-acid sequence MNFHRLGTVVVCVDMNRLIRSSTSSVLPSEETQYVLMDNGTEFYHSDGIGSEQLKDIHRRLRSDYGVVTVDSNRYFAVQGTIKNTSWEYICLVPYDHIFAALSFTMVLALAIILISVLIAILLSRMLIRSVTEDFRRLVNKMKAFGKDESKAPDIGYDYSGRIDEIGVLHNQFDQMTIKIQDLIQQNYVNEILSKDARLKALENQINPHFLYNTLEAVNWRAKAIGEKNISSMVESLGTLLRETLSSGSKNFTLSHELEIVQCYLTIQRIRFEDRLTYSQNVDPAILSVTLPHFTIQPLVENSVNYAMEKSTEVCHIWLEGSRHKDTIVIDVINNGSQFENDLLEKLENGLITPHGFGIGLLNIHKRIQLTYGTGYGLTLFNKDEEHAVARIIIPGGTYAESIDRR; translated from the coding sequence ATGAATTTTCACAGGCTGGGTACTGTCGTTGTATGTGTGGACATGAACCGGCTGATCCGCTCTTCGACCAGTTCTGTTCTTCCATCGGAAGAGACACAGTACGTTCTGATGGATAACGGTACGGAATTCTACCATTCCGACGGTATAGGCTCAGAACAGCTTAAAGATATCCACAGGCGGCTGCGCTCGGATTACGGAGTTGTAACGGTCGATTCAAACAGGTATTTTGCTGTTCAGGGAACGATAAAGAACACTTCCTGGGAATACATCTGTCTCGTCCCCTATGACCACATTTTTGCGGCGCTGAGCTTCACTATGGTGCTGGCGCTGGCTATCATCCTCATATCGGTGCTCATTGCGATCCTGCTCTCCAGAATGCTGATCCGTTCTGTAACAGAGGATTTCCGGCGCCTTGTAAATAAAATGAAGGCCTTTGGGAAAGACGAGTCAAAAGCGCCGGATATCGGCTATGACTACAGCGGCAGAATCGATGAAATTGGTGTTCTTCACAATCAGTTTGACCAGATGACCATAAAGATACAGGACTTGATCCAACAAAACTATGTCAATGAGATCCTTTCCAAAGACGCCAGGCTGAAAGCACTGGAAAATCAGATCAACCCACATTTCCTTTATAATACGCTGGAAGCGGTGAACTGGCGTGCGAAAGCGATCGGTGAAAAAAATATATCCTCCATGGTGGAGTCGCTTGGCACTCTGCTGCGTGAAACTTTAAGTTCCGGTTCAAAGAACTTTACTCTGAGCCACGAATTAGAAATTGTACAGTGTTACCTGACGATCCAGCGTATCCGTTTTGAGGACAGGCTGACTTACTCCCAGAACGTAGATCCCGCCATACTGTCTGTCACACTGCCTCACTTTACGATTCAGCCGCTCGTAGAAAATTCTGTCAATTATGCAATGGAAAAGAGTACGGAAGTGTGTCATATATGGCTGGAAGGTTCCCGCCATAAAGACACGATCGTGATAGATGTGATCAACAACGGTTCTCAGTTTGAGAATGATCTGCTTGAAAAACTTGAAAACGGCCTGATCACCCCGCACGGATTTGGGATCGGGCTTCTGAATATCCACAAACGTATCCAGCTGACTTATGGGACCGGCTATGGTCTTACTCTCTTTAACAAGGATGAAGAACATGCAGTCGCAAGAATCATAATACCGGGAGGAACATATGCTGAAAGTATTGATCGTAGATGA
- a CDS encoding response regulator transcription factor gives MLKVLIVDDEKIIRETIADLIDWDALSLKLIGTAKDGIEAYNIILDEYPEIVLTDIKMPGLSGLDLIQRIHAVNKDTQFIILSGYGEFEYAKKAMQYGVRHYLLKPCNEEQIIDSLKDVRKDYADYLTSKDTPPQSFIARNMNLNLMVGIMNDSLSPETDKEFSYIFSNYKRYLDFDNVPYEIFYIYFVTPESYPLLLEKLQQFRDDICPGIVFNIIYVYNTLIFFFKSVNDDLGKIYNFLDTVVLDQSVTIKYRHDHCPNLSAMLKELIPHIKKYEIIYFTEGSNTLSIYNYQNIIKEVQRITASIYSPEKASSGQAFLELRSTLSSLSDADFLKQLASSVIIFSVARLRSFDMVDAAEFLIKLEKEKDCREISNLLDDQLTCFFEEYHSQKYTGDISHKIQEYVESHICDSGLSLKWIAENYLFMNVDYLSKRFLKETGCKFSRYLTDMRIKRAKEILASSDLDSIQNVADMVGCGNNPQYFSQIFKKSTGMSPSKYMKMLHGDAEY, from the coding sequence ATGCTGAAAGTATTGATCGTAGATGATGAAAAAATAATACGGGAGACCATAGCGGACCTGATCGACTGGGACGCCCTTTCTCTAAAGCTCATCGGTACGGCAAAAGACGGAATCGAAGCTTACAATATCATTCTGGACGAATATCCTGAAATCGTTCTCACAGACATTAAAATGCCCGGGCTTTCAGGCCTTGACCTTATTCAGCGTATACACGCGGTCAACAAAGACACACAATTTATAATTCTTTCCGGGTATGGTGAATTTGAATATGCCAAAAAAGCCATGCAGTATGGTGTCAGACATTATCTGCTGAAGCCTTGCAATGAAGAGCAGATAATAGACAGCCTGAAAGATGTAAGGAAAGATTATGCTGATTACCTTACATCCAAAGATACCCCGCCGCAGAGCTTTATCGCAAGAAATATGAATCTGAACCTGATGGTGGGAATCATGAACGACAGCCTCAGTCCGGAGACAGATAAAGAATTTTCTTATATTTTTTCAAACTATAAGCGTTATCTAGATTTTGATAATGTTCCTTATGAGATATTTTATATTTACTTTGTTACGCCGGAAAGCTATCCGTTATTACTGGAGAAGCTCCAGCAATTCCGCGATGATATCTGCCCGGGTATCGTGTTCAACATCATTTATGTATATAACACTTTGATATTCTTCTTTAAGTCGGTAAACGACGATCTGGGAAAGATATATAACTTTCTGGATACGGTAGTATTAGACCAGTCCGTTACCATTAAATACAGGCACGATCACTGCCCGAACCTTTCCGCTATGCTGAAAGAGCTTATCCCCCACATAAAAAAATATGAGATCATATATTTTACAGAGGGCAGCAATACACTTTCCATATATAATTATCAGAATATCATCAAGGAAGTACAGCGGATTACAGCCTCTATATATTCTCCTGAAAAAGCATCCTCCGGACAGGCATTTCTGGAGCTTAGAAGTACGCTGTCTTCGCTTTCCGACGCTGACTTTTTAAAGCAGCTTGCCTCCTCGGTCATTATCTTTTCCGTCGCAAGACTCCGTTCATTTGATATGGTAGACGCCGCCGAGTTTCTCATAAAGCTGGAAAAAGAAAAAGACTGCCGCGAGATCTCCAACCTGTTAGATGACCAGCTTACATGCTTTTTTGAAGAATACCACTCACAGAAATATACCGGCGATATCAGCCATAAGATACAGGAGTACGTAGAATCGCATATTTGTGATTCAGGACTGTCTCTGAAATGGATCGCAGAAAACTATCTGTTTATGAATGTTGATTATCTGAGCAAAAGATTCTTAAAAGAGACAGGCTGTAAATTTTCCAGATATCTGACCGACATGAGAATAAAACGGGCAAAAGAAATTCTCGCTTCCTCCGACCTTGACTCTATCCAGAACGTGGCAGATATGGTCGGCTGCGGAAATAATCCACAATATTTCAGTCAGATATTCAAGAAATCCACCGGAATGTCGCCAAGCAAATATATGAAGATGCTCCACGGTGACGCCGAATACTAA
- the galE gene encoding UDP-glucose 4-epimerase GalE, whose product MAKILITGGAGYIGSHTALELLNEGYEVVVYDNLSNSSRESIRRVEELTGKEITFYEGDVLDEAALEKMFEEEKADAVLHCAALKAVGESVQKPLEYYQNNITGTLSLMKVMRKVGVKNIVFSSSATVYGNPEIIPITEDCPKGQCTNPYGWTKSMMEQIMTDVQKADPDWNVILLRYFNPVGAHKSGRIGEDPKGIPNNLMPYISQVAVGKLEKLGVFGDDYDTPDGTGVRDYIHVVDLAIGHVKAIDYILTNPGLDIINLGTGVGYSVLDMAKAFGKASGKEIPYEIKPRREGDIAMCYADPAKAAKVLGWKAERGLDEMCEDTWRWQSQNPNGYNS is encoded by the coding sequence ATGGCAAAAATATTGATAACAGGCGGCGCAGGCTACATAGGAAGTCATACGGCGCTGGAACTGCTGAATGAAGGTTACGAGGTAGTTGTCTATGACAACCTGAGCAATTCTTCCAGAGAGTCCATAAGAAGAGTGGAAGAACTGACCGGAAAAGAAATAACGTTTTATGAAGGTGATGTTCTCGATGAAGCGGCACTGGAGAAAATGTTCGAGGAAGAGAAGGCAGACGCGGTCCTCCACTGCGCGGCATTGAAAGCGGTCGGGGAATCGGTGCAGAAGCCACTTGAATACTATCAGAATAATATCACGGGTACACTGAGCCTCATGAAAGTTATGCGAAAGGTCGGGGTGAAGAACATCGTGTTCAGCTCGTCCGCAACGGTGTATGGAAACCCGGAGATCATACCGATCACGGAGGACTGCCCGAAAGGACAGTGCACGAATCCTTATGGATGGACGAAATCAATGATGGAACAGATCATGACGGACGTACAGAAGGCAGACCCCGACTGGAATGTGATCCTTCTGCGCTACTTCAATCCGGTAGGAGCCCACAAGAGCGGCCGCATCGGTGAAGACCCGAAAGGCATTCCGAACAATCTGATGCCTTATATCTCACAGGTAGCTGTTGGCAAGCTTGAGAAGCTGGGCGTCTTCGGGGACGATTACGACACACCGGACGGAACCGGAGTGCGTGACTATATCCACGTGGTGGACCTGGCGATCGGTCATGTGAAGGCGATCGATTATATTCTCACCAACCCGGGACTTGATATTATCAATCTGGGAACAGGCGTCGGATATTCGGTGCTTGATATGGCAAAAGCGTTCGGAAAAGCGAGCGGGAAAGAGATCCCGTATGAGATCAAGCCGAGACGGGAAGGCGATATCGCCATGTGTTATGCGGACCCGGCGAAAGCAGCTAAAGTGCTTGGATGGAAGGCGGAGAGAGGGCTGGACGAGATGTGTGAAGACACATGGAGATGGCAGTCACAGAACCCGAACGGATATAACAGTTAG